One window of the Wolbachia endosymbiont of Encarsia formosa genome contains the following:
- a CDS encoding NADH-ubiquinone oxidoreductase subunit NDUFA12 family protein: protein MLSKIYNSVTNLLRRKGKLIGRDENGNSYYESSKGKRRVIYDNVSEPTTIPPAWHIWLHYTDNAVPVNNNKRKIPNLTGTKDAYYPNQKVKNYYERWNPNN, encoded by the coding sequence ATGTTATCTAAAATTTATAATTCAGTAACAAACTTATTAAGGAGAAAAGGTAAACTTATAGGTAGAGATGAAAACGGAAATTCTTACTATGAATCAAGTAAAGGAAAAAGACGGGTAATATATGACAATGTTTCTGAGCCTACAACAATTCCTCCAGCATGGCATATATGGCTGCATTATACTGATAATGCAGTACCAGTGAATAATAACAAAAGAAAAATTCCTAATTTAACAGGTACAAAAGATGCATACTACCCAAACCAAAAGGTGAAAAATTACTATGAAAGATGGAATCCTAATAACTAA
- the mlaD gene encoding outer membrane lipid asymmetry maintenance protein MlaD has protein sequence MRRSNILEITAGSFVLIFTVFLIFFAIDKLSYIKKNYKDCYKIHGLFTDANGVGVGDSVKISGVEVGSITGVSLDKATYIARIDMCISRDIKLPVDSSALITSSGVVGSKFVNISPGADPKLISHGGKIAHTQAEANMGGIMDKIIGMFTR, from the coding sequence ATGCGAAGGTCAAATATACTTGAAATAACTGCTGGTTCATTTGTATTAATTTTTACTGTTTTTCTTATCTTCTTCGCTATTGATAAATTATCTTACATAAAGAAAAACTATAAGGATTGTTATAAAATACATGGCCTTTTTACTGATGCTAACGGTGTAGGAGTTGGTGATAGTGTCAAGATCTCTGGTGTGGAAGTCGGAAGCATAACTGGTGTATCACTCGACAAAGCTACCTACATAGCACGAATCGACATGTGTATAAGTAGGGATATAAAACTCCCAGTTGATAGCTCAGCCCTAATCACTAGCAGTGGAGTTGTTGGTAGTAAATTTGTTAATATATCACCTGGCGCAGATCCCAAATTAATTTCACACGGTGGTAAGATAGCACACACTCAAGCTGAAGCAAATATGGGCGGAATAATGGATAAAATTATTGGCATGTTTACAAGGTGA
- a CDS encoding transposase DNA-binding-containing protein: protein MSEVSTNVQYTDGLGDKWLERELKHVNLGNTRLNKRLIKTGYCIEGKASGSINQSCSGWKEAKGAYRLFSNEKLKDKEIYSSHYKETMERMKGNQFVFSVQDTSYLDFDSHIKTKRLGSISKAYTKNKMGLLLHSALIVSKGRIAFRSIFSTMLGTFY from the coding sequence ATGAGTGAAGTAAGTACAAATGTGCAATATACTGATGGCTTAGGGGATAAATGGCTGGAAAGAGAGTTAAAACACGTTAATTTAGGAAATACAAGACTTAATAAGAGACTTATTAAAACAGGATATTGTATAGAGGGTAAGGCGTCTGGATCAATTAATCAAAGCTGTAGTGGATGGAAAGAAGCTAAGGGTGCATACAGATTATTTAGCAATGAAAAGCTTAAGGATAAGGAAATTTATTCTTCCCATTACAAAGAAACTATGGAGAGAATGAAAGGAAATCAGTTTGTTTTTTCAGTTCAAGATACAAGTTATTTGGATTTTGACTCTCATATAAAAACCAAGAGGCTAGGTAGTATTTCTAAAGCTTATACGAAGAATAAAATGGGTTTACTGTTGCACAGTGCCTTAATAGTCAGCAAAGGAAGGATTGCCTTTAGGTCTATCTTCTCAACAATGTTGGGCACGTTCTATTAG
- a CDS encoding IS4 family transposase, whose product METCTKILSNEEWKALFIREHKVATLPEEPPKIKQAIIWLGKLGGFMNRKSDNLPGAMTLWRGYENLKESIVMLHIMTSQNCG is encoded by the coding sequence ATGGAAACCTGTACTAAAATTTTAAGCAATGAAGAGTGGAAGGCCCTTTTCATACGTGAGCATAAAGTAGCTACATTGCCAGAAGAACCTCCAAAAATAAAACAAGCTATTATTTGGTTAGGAAAATTAGGTGGATTTATGAATAGAAAAAGTGATAATTTACCAGGGGCTATGACTCTATGGCGGGGCTATGAAAATCTTAAGGAGAGCATAGTTATGCTTCACATCATGACCTCTCAAAATTGTGGGTAA
- a CDS encoding transposase encodes MDYYGKRYNFQHKIKALYADRACDRHKLYKLCKKYDIKTKVLPKKDAAEHSKIDYMSDRNAAIRLIKLYGQDGLKEWKKEAIYGKRSYIEGFFSRLKQVFV; translated from the coding sequence TTGGACTATTATGGGAAGCGCTATAATTTTCAGCACAAAATAAAAGCATTATATGCAGATAGGGCATGCGATAGGCACAAACTTTATAAATTGTGTAAGAAATACGATATAAAGACAAAAGTTCTACCAAAAAAGGACGCAGCAGAACATTCAAAAATAGATTATATGTCTGACAGAAATGCTGCTATTAGGTTAATAAAATTATATGGACAAGATGGTCTAAAAGAGTGGAAAAAGGAAGCAATTTATGGAAAAAGATCTTACATAGAAGGATTTTTCTCAAGGTTGAAGCAAGTATTTGTTTAG
- the purF gene encoding amidophosphoribosyltransferase: protein MLDEVHEECGVFGISYNQSAAFNSILALHALQHRGQESFGVVTSNNDKLHSYHFQGQVSSVFDDIDEIKKSLPGDCAIGHVRYSTSGSKFGVQPMFGKSGKFGDFAIAHNGNLINISPIREQLIKQECVFQSDIDTEVVVHLTASSEKDSFLESFIYALKQIQGAYSFVAINQEVVIGVRDPSGIRPLVLGKLNGSYVLASETCALDIINAEFIREIEPGELVTISSDSKLASMFPFPQQKSSFCIFEYVYFSRPDSIMEKRSIYDIRKEIGRILAEESPPKNNVDMVVPIPDSGIPAAIGYAKHSGLPMELGIIRNHYIGRTFIQPTAEVRKVRIKLKFNSNKHTLKGKNIILIDDSIVRGSTLRNIIVMLKDAEVKEIHLKISSPPIKHSCFYGIDTPECKDLIAANKSVEEIKEIIGVNSLAFLSINGLYRAVKEEKRNNATPQYCDACFTGDYPIGK from the coding sequence ATGCTTGATGAAGTACATGAGGAGTGCGGGGTATTTGGCATAAGTTACAACCAAAGTGCTGCTTTTAACTCTATACTTGCTCTCCACGCTTTGCAGCATAGAGGTCAAGAGTCTTTTGGCGTAGTAACCAGTAACAACGATAAGCTGCACTCTTATCACTTTCAAGGCCAAGTGAGCAGTGTATTTGATGATATAGATGAAATAAAGAAATCCTTACCTGGGGATTGTGCAATAGGTCATGTTCGATACTCAACAAGTGGTAGTAAATTTGGAGTGCAGCCCATGTTTGGCAAAAGTGGCAAATTTGGGGATTTTGCCATAGCACATAATGGTAATTTAATTAATATTTCTCCGATACGCGAACAATTAATTAAACAAGAGTGCGTTTTTCAGTCAGATATTGATACAGAAGTAGTAGTGCATCTGACAGCAAGCAGTGAAAAAGATAGCTTTTTAGAGAGTTTTATATATGCATTAAAGCAAATACAAGGTGCTTATTCTTTTGTGGCAATCAATCAAGAAGTAGTTATTGGAGTACGTGATCCATCTGGAATCAGGCCTCTTGTTTTAGGAAAGTTAAACGGTTCTTACGTTCTTGCATCTGAAACTTGTGCTCTTGATATAATAAATGCAGAGTTTATTAGAGAAATAGAACCAGGCGAATTAGTTACCATCAGTTCGGATAGTAAGCTAGCCTCAATGTTTCCTTTCCCACAGCAAAAATCAAGTTTTTGTATTTTTGAATACGTTTACTTCTCGAGACCAGACAGCATAATGGAGAAGAGGTCCATATATGATATAAGAAAAGAAATAGGAAGAATACTTGCAGAAGAGAGCCCACCAAAAAACAATGTAGATATGGTTGTACCAATACCTGATTCTGGAATACCTGCAGCTATTGGATATGCAAAGCATTCAGGATTACCTATGGAACTGGGGATAATTCGTAATCATTACATAGGAAGAACTTTTATACAACCCACCGCTGAAGTACGTAAAGTTAGAATAAAATTAAAATTCAATTCTAATAAGCACACTTTGAAAGGCAAAAACATAATTTTAATAGATGATAGTATAGTGCGTGGTAGTACGCTCAGAAATATAATAGTTATGCTAAAGGATGCGGAAGTAAAAGAGATTCACCTCAAAATTTCAAGCCCACCAATTAAGCATTCTTGTTTTTATGGAATAGATACGCCAGAGTGCAAAGATTTAATTGCTGCAAATAAATCTGTAGAGGAAATTAAGGAAATTATAGGAGTAAATAGCCTAGCCTTCTTGAGTATTAATGGACTATACAGGGCTGTTAAAGAAGAAAAACGTAACAACGCTACACCGCAATATTGCGATGCTTGTTTCACTGGTGATTATCCGATTGGTAAGTAA
- a CDS encoding demethoxyubiquinone hydroxylase family protein yields MESNIKKLKGNFLERAIRVNHAGEYGAICIYSGQKFILKKSSIIDKIIEMEEQEKEHFHYFNEKIKEQRVRPTALLPVWNVLGVSLGVVTAMMGKKAAMACTAAVEEVIGEHYKKQVLHLEDGELRETISKFRDEELEHRDIAIQHNAESALGYNVLSLFIKTSCKAAIYFSKLI; encoded by the coding sequence TTGGAAAGCAATATAAAAAAATTGAAAGGAAATTTTTTAGAACGAGCAATTAGAGTAAATCATGCTGGCGAATATGGAGCCATTTGCATTTATTCTGGTCAAAAATTTATTCTTAAAAAATCTTCTATAATTGACAAAATAATTGAAATGGAGGAGCAGGAAAAAGAACATTTCCACTATTTTAATGAGAAAATCAAGGAGCAAAGAGTTCGTCCTACTGCTTTGCTGCCAGTTTGGAATGTTTTAGGGGTGTCACTTGGTGTTGTAACTGCTATGATGGGTAAAAAAGCTGCTATGGCTTGCACTGCTGCAGTTGAAGAGGTGATCGGAGAGCATTACAAGAAGCAGGTCTTACATTTAGAAGATGGGGAATTAAGAGAAACTATAAGTAAGTTTCGTGATGAGGAGTTAGAACACAGAGATATTGCAATTCAGCACAATGCTGAAAGCGCACTTGGCTACAACGTTTTATCTTTGTTCATAAAAACAAGCTGCAAAGCTGCTATTTACTTCTCTAAATTGATTTAA
- a CDS encoding uracil-DNA glycosylase has protein sequence MSNEDLELLKFYHEVGVDCTLTESEEEKKMENERAVQSSVIDQKKAMFPSDWIIEARKLASECGSVDELRSAVKSFEGCEIKKTATNTVFSDGNPNAKIMLVGEAPGANEDLKGIPFCGASGMLLDKMLSAISLDRTKVYISNAVFWRPPGNRKPTDLELDMCRPFVEKHIALILPQILIFVGGIACYSLLDNTKTISNLRGRFHTYTNQYLSHSITTAAIFHPAYLLRQPAQKRLAWEDLKKIREYLDNTNNYTDV, from the coding sequence ATGAGCAATGAAGATCTAGAATTGTTGAAGTTCTATCATGAAGTGGGAGTTGATTGCACACTAACTGAAAGTGAAGAGGAAAAAAAAATGGAAAATGAGAGAGCTGTACAGTCTTCTGTCATCGATCAGAAAAAAGCCATGTTCCCAAGTGACTGGATCATTGAAGCAAGGAAACTTGCAAGTGAATGTGGTAGTGTAGATGAACTAAGAAGTGCAGTTAAGTCATTTGAGGGTTGTGAAATAAAAAAAACTGCAACTAATACTGTTTTTTCCGATGGTAATCCAAATGCAAAAATCATGCTTGTTGGTGAAGCACCAGGAGCAAATGAAGACCTTAAAGGCATACCATTTTGTGGTGCAAGCGGAATGCTGCTTGATAAGATGCTCAGTGCAATTAGTTTGGACCGCACTAAGGTGTACATAAGCAACGCGGTGTTTTGGCGTCCACCAGGTAATAGAAAACCAACTGACCTAGAGCTTGATATGTGCAGACCATTTGTTGAGAAGCACATTGCTCTTATTTTACCGCAAATTCTGATTTTTGTCGGAGGAATTGCATGTTATAGCCTTCTTGATAACACAAAGACTATATCGAACTTGCGTGGCAGATTTCATACTTATACTAACCAATATTTATCTCATTCAATTACTACAGCCGCTATATTTCATCCAGCCTATCTACTTCGTCAACCAGCACAAAAACGCTTAGCTTGGGAAGATTTGAAGAAGATTAGGGAATATCTTGATAATACCAATAACTACACGGATGTTTAG
- the def gene encoding peptide deformylase, with amino-acid sequence MSKLPIIIAPDERLTTRASEVTDITDKIKELVNDMFETMYDAEGLGLAAVQVGVLKRIFVMDVHTEKAGDELVGYDSVGKFCMINPEVKELSDEQVIMSEGCLSIPEQIHEIKRPKYLTVKYKNLNNEEQTLKASGWLARCIQHELDHLNGILYIRHLSKLKYDLAMKKAQKVKRHYEQ; translated from the coding sequence ATGTCTAAGTTACCAATTATAATTGCCCCTGACGAAAGATTAACTACACGCGCCAGTGAAGTAACAGATATAACCGATAAAATTAAAGAATTAGTAAACGACATGTTCGAAACTATGTACGATGCAGAAGGTCTTGGTCTTGCTGCAGTACAAGTTGGAGTGCTGAAGAGAATTTTTGTCATGGACGTTCATACAGAAAAGGCTGGAGATGAGTTAGTAGGATATGATTCAGTTGGTAAGTTTTGCATGATTAATCCTGAAGTTAAGGAATTATCCGATGAACAAGTGATTATGAGCGAAGGATGTCTTTCAATTCCGGAGCAAATCCATGAAATCAAGCGTCCAAAATATTTAACTGTAAAATATAAAAACTTAAATAACGAAGAACAGACGCTAAAAGCTAGTGGTTGGCTTGCAAGGTGTATTCAGCATGAATTGGATCACTTAAATGGTATATTATACATTAGACATTTATCTAAGTTGAAGTATGATTTGGCTATGAAAAAAGCACAAAAGGTTAAGAGACACTATGAGCAATGA
- the ftsA gene encoding cell division protein FtsA produces MYSAVITKPKQNVFAVLDVGTTKIICLIVKINSNFSYKIIGVGYKSAEGINGGSITDAKHASYSISSTVGLAEQVSEETIDQIYVNVAGCGISSFNVHNEIIAANHEILDRDIKRVVFQTFEKYIEENVIIHNIPLKYHLDDMTDIKEVSGLYGKRLSADVNVVTASRPALTNIENCITNNSGISMAGCVASAYSSGLACLSEDEKELGTAVVDIGGGCTAIGIFKRGKLVYTRSIPIGGIHITRDIAYGLCTSIEHAERIKILYGSTIVTSIDENECIAVQSNESDEPTQVFKSELVNIIRPRIEEILELIREQFQEQKDPINKVVITGGTSQLTSMKEIASYIFNKQVRIGCPECCSGLDGEYDKNPVFSAALGSIKLIVDTFYRNNSGMLGHDGKISKLYHWVKSKVTV; encoded by the coding sequence ATGTACTCTGCAGTAATAACAAAACCAAAGCAGAATGTTTTTGCTGTTTTAGACGTGGGTACAACAAAAATTATCTGTCTCATTGTTAAAATCAATAGCAATTTTAGCTATAAAATAATAGGAGTGGGTTATAAAAGTGCAGAAGGTATAAATGGTGGATCAATAACTGACGCAAAGCATGCAAGTTACTCTATTTCATCAACTGTAGGTTTAGCTGAACAAGTATCAGAAGAGACTATAGACCAGATATATGTGAATGTGGCTGGATGTGGGATTTCGTCTTTTAACGTACATAACGAAATAATTGCAGCTAATCACGAAATTTTAGACCGAGATATAAAACGTGTAGTCTTTCAGACATTTGAGAAATATATCGAAGAAAATGTTATAATTCACAATATACCACTTAAATATCACTTAGATGATATGACTGACATAAAGGAGGTCAGTGGATTATATGGAAAAAGATTGTCTGCTGATGTTAATGTTGTCACTGCTTCGCGTCCAGCTCTTACCAACATTGAAAATTGCATAACTAATAATAGTGGGATAAGTATGGCTGGTTGTGTTGCTTCTGCATATTCTTCAGGTCTTGCTTGTCTAAGTGAAGATGAAAAAGAGCTAGGAACTGCCGTTGTTGACATAGGAGGTGGATGCACTGCAATTGGAATTTTTAAGAGAGGAAAACTTGTGTACACAAGAAGCATTCCAATTGGTGGCATTCACATTACCCGAGATATAGCTTATGGACTATGCACAAGTATAGAGCATGCTGAACGCATAAAAATACTATACGGTAGCACTATTGTAACTTCAATAGATGAGAATGAATGTATTGCAGTGCAAAGTAATGAAAGCGATGAACCAACTCAAGTGTTTAAGTCTGAACTTGTTAACATCATAAGACCAAGGATTGAGGAAATACTTGAGCTGATAAGAGAACAATTTCAAGAACAGAAAGATCCAATTAATAAAGTAGTGATCACAGGTGGAACCAGTCAACTCACAAGCATGAAAGAAATTGCAAGCTATATATTCAATAAACAAGTCCGTATCGGATGCCCTGAGTGTTGTAGCGGTCTTGATGGCGAATACGACAAAAATCCTGTATTTTCTGCTGCTTTAGGCTCTATAAAGCTAATAGTTGACACCTTTTATAGAAATAATTCTGGAATGCTTGGTCACGATGGCAAAATAAGTAAGTTATACCATTGGGTTAAATCAAAAGTCACAGTCTAG
- the map gene encoding type I methionyl aminopeptidase — protein MNITIHSQEDFDFMRKAGRLAAETLDFIAPYVKVGVTTNELNDLCHNFIINADAIPAPLNYKGYPKSICTSKNAVVCHGIPDDKPLKDGDILNIDVTVILNGWYGDTSRMFWTGKPSIKAKRLCNAAYNALMEAIKQVKPGNKLNEIGFAIEKYIEDFGYSIVRNYCGHGIGKVFHAPPNVVHFYDEGEDLILKEGMFFTVEPMINAGKHETLLSKLDGWTVTTRDLSLSAQFEHTLGVTKDGVEIFTLSPKNWHFPPYD, from the coding sequence ATGAACATAACTATACATTCACAAGAAGATTTTGACTTTATGCGTAAAGCTGGCAGGCTTGCAGCTGAAACCCTTGATTTTATTGCACCATACGTCAAAGTAGGGGTAACAACTAATGAATTAAATGATCTATGTCATAATTTTATAATCAATGCAGATGCAATTCCAGCACCACTGAATTATAAGGGATATCCGAAATCAATTTGTACTTCGAAAAATGCTGTTGTATGTCATGGTATTCCTGATGATAAACCTCTTAAAGATGGAGATATTTTAAATATTGACGTTACAGTGATTTTAAATGGCTGGTATGGTGATACAAGTCGCATGTTTTGGACTGGTAAACCCTCAATAAAAGCAAAGCGTTTGTGTAATGCTGCCTACAATGCGCTAATGGAAGCGATAAAACAAGTTAAGCCCGGCAATAAGTTAAATGAAATAGGATTTGCTATAGAAAAATATATTGAAGATTTTGGATATTCTATCGTACGCAATTATTGTGGACATGGCATAGGAAAGGTTTTTCATGCTCCACCAAATGTTGTACATTTTTATGATGAAGGTGAGGATCTTATCTTAAAAGAAGGCATGTTTTTTACGGTAGAACCAATGATCAATGCTGGAAAACATGAAACTCTGCTCAGCAAGCTAGATGGCTGGACAGTGACAACACGTGATCTTTCACTTTCTGCACAGTTTGAGCATACGCTTGGAGTCACAAAAGATGGAGTTGAAATATTTACACTATCACCTAAAAATTGGCATTTTCCACCTTATGATTAG
- a CDS encoding MFS transporter: MQQITKVILSSLICNTLLWYDHMLFSHLISIIGDVFFPSDDKLVSILKAFGVFAVGFLIRPIGAAIFGHIGDKYGRRIALFLSIILMTLSTVLIAFVPGYQNIGVLASVLVVCLRLLQGISLGGEAGNAPFLIEHAPKNKRGFFGSIEVLSAILGSILSLIVVLICKKVSDFESWGWRLPFIFSFVIGLISIYMRYILDESPEYKKQEKPHELPLKELLNGYKKPFLISIGVDIVENASLYIYLVFFNVLASTINTQFNHTVEILNQIALGVLTILFAILSDKIGREKVMKFAFVTFIIVSYPVFSMILSGLTIMAHVLFIIPIAASLGPVSAFMCELFPTKVRYSGFGLSRNIASGFFGGLGPFICTTIIKVTGQGTLASFYMIFCALIGLVAISQVKS; the protein is encoded by the coding sequence GTGCAACAAATAACAAAAGTAATACTATCAAGTTTAATTTGTAACACTTTGTTGTGGTATGATCACATGCTTTTCAGCCATCTAATAAGCATAATCGGAGATGTGTTTTTTCCATCAGACGACAAATTAGTCAGCATACTTAAAGCTTTTGGAGTGTTTGCAGTCGGTTTCTTAATAAGACCAATTGGTGCTGCTATATTTGGCCACATTGGCGATAAATATGGAAGAAGGATTGCTCTATTTCTCTCTATCATATTGATGACTCTATCAACCGTACTTATTGCATTTGTTCCAGGGTATCAGAACATTGGGGTACTCGCATCAGTGCTGGTGGTATGTTTAAGATTATTGCAGGGTATATCTCTTGGAGGAGAGGCAGGAAATGCCCCATTTTTAATAGAGCATGCTCCTAAAAATAAAAGAGGATTCTTTGGCAGTATTGAAGTATTGAGCGCAATTCTTGGCTCAATATTAAGTCTTATAGTGGTGCTTATATGCAAAAAAGTATCCGATTTTGAATCTTGGGGATGGAGATTGCCTTTTATTTTCAGTTTTGTAATAGGATTAATCAGTATATATATGAGATATATACTCGATGAAAGCCCAGAATATAAAAAGCAGGAAAAGCCACATGAACTACCGTTAAAAGAACTGTTAAATGGATATAAAAAACCTTTTCTAATATCAATTGGAGTTGACATAGTTGAGAATGCATCTCTTTACATATATCTAGTGTTTTTTAATGTACTTGCATCAACAATAAACACTCAATTTAATCACACAGTAGAAATATTGAATCAGATTGCGCTTGGAGTATTGACCATACTATTTGCAATACTTTCTGATAAGATAGGGAGAGAAAAAGTTATGAAATTTGCATTTGTGACTTTTATAATAGTAAGTTATCCAGTTTTTTCAATGATACTAAGTGGTCTCACCATAATGGCGCACGTTCTTTTTATAATCCCAATAGCTGCTTCTCTTGGTCCTGTTAGCGCGTTTATGTGCGAATTATTCCCAACAAAGGTACGATACAGTGGATTTGGTTTATCAAGAAATATAGCTTCGGGATTTTTTGGTGGTCTTGGACCATTTATATGCACAACTATTATCAAAGTTACAGGACAAGGAACTTTAGCAAGTTTTTACATGATTTTCTGTGCACTAATTGGGTTAGTTGCTATATCACAAGTTAAGAGTTAG
- the rsmH gene encoding 16S rRNA (cytosine(1402)-N(4))-methyltransferase RsmH: MTHIPVLLKEMILQLSPHSGGIYVDATFGAGGYSKAILESADCKVYAIDRDETVTKFYDDLNVKYPNRIKLFIEKFTNIKSILNKSPVIPVLDTGIQKKNNWIPPSRAGMKSNGVDGIVFDVGVSSMQLDNGDRGFSFLRDGPLNMSMDNYSHMNASTFVNALREEEIANTIYNYGGERHSRKIARAIVNARKKKIIKTTFELADIVRSVVFRGKSKIDPATRTFQAIRIWVNDELGELEKGIKAASEILSENGKLIVVTFHSLEDRIVKTLFKDLCEPGPTKTFSLLNKKVIKASAEEINANPRARSAKLRAIQRLS; this comes from the coding sequence ATGACACATATTCCAGTTTTGTTAAAAGAGATGATACTGCAATTGTCACCACACAGTGGTGGTATATATGTGGATGCCACGTTTGGAGCTGGAGGATATAGCAAAGCAATATTGGAATCCGCTGATTGCAAAGTGTATGCAATTGATAGGGATGAAACAGTTACCAAATTTTATGATGATCTGAACGTTAAATACCCTAATAGAATAAAGTTATTTATTGAAAAGTTTACTAATATTAAAAGTATACTGAATAAATCCCCTGTCATCCCAGTACTTGATACTGGGATCCAGAAGAAAAATAACTGGATTCCACCGTCACGCGCTGGAATGAAATCAAATGGAGTGGACGGCATAGTTTTCGACGTTGGAGTTTCATCTATGCAGCTTGATAATGGAGATAGAGGATTCTCATTTCTACGTGATGGCCCACTTAACATGAGCATGGATAACTATTCTCATATGAATGCTTCGACATTTGTTAACGCTTTACGTGAAGAAGAGATTGCGAACACTATATATAATTATGGGGGTGAGCGTCATTCTCGTAAAATCGCAAGAGCGATAGTAAATGCGCGGAAGAAGAAAATTATCAAAACTACATTTGAACTTGCGGATATTGTACGTTCTGTGGTGTTTCGTGGAAAAAGCAAGATTGACCCTGCAACTAGAACATTTCAGGCAATCAGAATATGGGTAAATGATGAGCTAGGAGAGCTTGAAAAGGGTATTAAAGCTGCATCTGAGATTTTAAGTGAAAACGGCAAATTAATTGTAGTTACCTTTCATTCTCTAGAAGATCGTATAGTTAAAACCCTTTTTAAAGATTTGTGTGAACCAGGACCTACCAAGACATTCTCCCTTTTAAACAAAAAAGTGATTAAAGCAAGTGCGGAAGAAATAAATGCAAATCCGCGTGCGCGTTCAGCAAAATTAAGAGCTATACAGAGGTTGTCATGA
- a CDS encoding NADH dehydrogenase ubiquinone Fe-S protein 4 codes for MSIDDQVVFKIYKPTKTSTQSGLGNTKFWYLKIEPCSYYIEPLMGWFGSKDPQKQIVLKFDSLEKAVSYAKKHNTKYIIEMPKDVKRLPKSYANNFILK; via the coding sequence ATGAGTATTGACGATCAAGTGGTTTTTAAGATTTATAAACCAACAAAAACTTCCACACAATCTGGCTTAGGTAATACAAAATTCTGGTACCTAAAAATTGAGCCTTGTTCTTACTATATTGAACCTTTGATGGGGTGGTTTGGATCAAAAGATCCCCAAAAACAGATTGTATTAAAGTTTGATTCTCTTGAAAAAGCAGTATCTTACGCAAAGAAACACAACACAAAGTACATAATTGAAATGCCAAAAGATGTTAAAAGACTGCCAAAATCTTATGCAAATAATTTTATACTAAAGTAA
- a CDS encoding 50S ribosomal protein L25/general stress protein Ctc — protein sequence MAQQEMVTINAELRDVKKKKEMQALREKGSIPAVIYGKGHDNVNLTLSAKEFTKQYKSGALSAHLIELDISGKKEYALVRDIQWHVVKDTVQHVDFQFVDKGSEIKIDIPLSFINESKSPGIKLGGVLNVLCRSITVKCSPEKIPQVIEIDLSGKMIGQSIHINDVKLPEGVKFVPHEETIVTISAADSDVEESQTKTEE from the coding sequence ATGGCACAGCAAGAAATGGTAACAATTAATGCAGAGTTGCGTGATGTAAAAAAAAAGAAAGAGATGCAGGCTCTGAGGGAGAAGGGAAGTATACCTGCAGTTATATATGGTAAAGGGCATGATAACGTAAATTTGACATTGTCTGCAAAGGAATTTACTAAACAATATAAATCAGGTGCTCTTTCTGCACATTTAATAGAACTAGATATTTCAGGGAAAAAAGAATATGCTCTTGTTCGTGATATTCAATGGCATGTAGTAAAGGATACTGTGCAACATGTTGATTTTCAGTTTGTTGATAAAGGTAGTGAAATTAAAATAGATATACCTTTATCATTCATCAATGAAAGTAAATCACCAGGAATCAAATTAGGTGGAGTGCTTAATGTTTTGTGTCGTTCTATTACTGTCAAATGCTCTCCTGAGAAAATACCTCAAGTCATAGAAATTGATTTGTCTGGCAAAATGATTGGTCAGTCTATACATATCAATGATGTAAAATTGCCAGAAGGTGTTAAATTTGTACCTCATGAGGAAACCATTGTAACAATCTCTGCTGCTGATAGTGATGTTGAAGAGTCTCAAACAAAAACAGAGGAGTAG